In Nostoc sp. GT001, a genomic segment contains:
- a CDS encoding photosystem II manganese-stabilizing polypeptide, with protein MRYRALIVAFLALCLGLITACSDAPTTSSGRDVLTYDQIRGTGLANKCPQLAETSRGSLPIDSSQSYTIKELCLEPTSFFIKEEPANKRQEAEFVAGKLLTRYTSTIDQVQGNLKVNADNSLTFTETDGLDFQAITVQLPGGERVPFLFTIKNLVAQSQPSLTSINTSTDFEGSFKVPSYRGAAFLDPKGRGVVSGYDNAVALPAQADDEELTRTNVKRAENLNGKISLQIAKIDSSSGEIAGTFESEQPSDTDLGAGEPKEVKIRGLFYGRVESTRG; from the coding sequence ATGAGGTATCGCGCTTTAATTGTTGCATTCTTGGCTTTGTGCCTGGGACTAATAACCGCTTGTAGTGATGCTCCTACTACCAGTAGTGGTAGAGATGTACTCACTTACGATCAAATTCGCGGCACTGGCTTGGCGAACAAATGCCCCCAACTAGCAGAAACAAGCCGTGGTTCCCTTCCCATTGATTCTAGCCAGTCTTATACCATCAAAGAACTTTGCTTGGAACCAACTAGCTTCTTCATTAAAGAAGAACCTGCTAATAAACGGCAAGAAGCAGAATTTGTTGCTGGCAAATTGTTGACCAGATACACTTCCACCATTGACCAGGTGCAAGGTAATCTGAAAGTCAACGCAGATAATAGCCTGACTTTTACGGAAACTGATGGTCTTGACTTCCAAGCTATCACTGTGCAACTTCCTGGTGGTGAACGAGTACCTTTCCTCTTCACCATCAAAAATTTGGTTGCTCAAAGCCAACCCAGCTTGACTAGTATTAACACCTCTACGGACTTTGAAGGCAGCTTTAAAGTTCCTTCCTATCGTGGTGCTGCCTTCCTAGATCCCAAAGGTCGTGGTGTCGTCAGTGGCTACGATAATGCTGTGGCTCTTCCCGCCCAAGCAGATGATGAAGAACTTACCCGCACTAACGTCAAGCGTGCTGAAAATCTTAATGGCAAGATTTCTCTGCAAATCGCCAAAATAGACAGTTCTAGCGGTGAAATTGCTGGCACTTTCGAGAGCGAACAGCCATCTGATACAGATTTAGGTGCTGGCGAACCAAAAGAAGTCAAGATTCGTGGTCTATTTTATGGACGGGTTGAATCGACTCGTGGCTAA